ATTACGCCTAACACCGGAATTGCGCAGGTTCCCGATGAACGTCTTGACAGTATAGCGCTAATTGTAAATCCCGAAAGGATAGTCAATACTACTCTAAATTTTGTGGATGTTGCCGGATTGGTTGAGGGCGCTGCGTCAGGCGAAGGAATGGGAAATCAATTTTTAAGCCATATAAGAAAAGTGAACGCAATCGCGCACGTAGTACGCTGCTTTGAAGACAGTAACGTCCCTCATATCTCTAAGGAATTGAACCCGATTCAAGATATAGAAATAGTCGAATTAGAGCTAATACTTAAAGATTTGGAAACTATTGGTAAAAGAATTGAAAAAACGAAAAAAGTTTCCAAAGCCGGAGATAAGGAGGCGATGGAAGAGATTACGTTATTTGAAATGGTGAGGGATGTTCTTGACGAAGGCACTCCCGTTAGAAATATTGAATTTGATGAAGAAGAGCAAACGTTGATTGACGAACTCTTTTTTCTGTCAGCGAAACCTCAATTATTTGTCGCCAACATCGGTGAATCGAATATCGGCGATAATGATTATGAATTGTTAAATCAAGTCTCAAAAGCAGCGGCAGAACGCAAAAGCCCTATCATCTCGCTTTGCAGCAAATTAGAAGCGGAATTGTCGGAATTGGAATCGGAAGAAAAAGCTGTTTTTGCACGAGAGCTTGGGATTCTTAATTCGGGACTCGAAAACCTTGTGGCTATCGGCTACGAAATGCTTAATCTTATCACATTTTTTACTACTCGCTCTAACGAAGTTAAGGCATGGACCGTGAAAGAGGGCACGACCGCATCCGCGGCTGCCGGAAAAATCCACACGGATATTGAAAAAGGCTTCATCAAAGCTGATGTAATCAAATATGAAGATCTGATGGAATTTGAATCTGAATCAGCCGTTAGGGAAAAAGGATTAGTTATGACGGCAGGAAGAGATTATCCTGTGGAAGATGGAGACATAATTCATTTTAAGTTCAGGTAGCAATCAGAGGACAATTCTATCTCAATTTCTTCTTAATTTTCTTAAGCGCATTTTTTGCAGGCTCAAAAGCAGAGTTAATTTTTACTGATTCCTCATAATCTATTAACGCCCGGTCATATTTACCTGATTTCTCATACAGCATCCCCCTCCGCCAGAATGACGCCGCATAAGTAGTTGTTTCCGGTGCGTTTGAACTGGATATGTATCTATTATAAATTTCGATACCTGCTTCAAGGCTGTCGCCTTCAAGCAGGAAAGTCAGACCTAACTGATAAAAAACTTTAAGAGAATCTTGGGGTGACATCAGATATATCTGCCTAAGCTGTTTTCGCGTCGAAATCCTATTTACATTCATCAAAATATGGGTTTTGGTCCATCGTACATCAATATCGGCGCTGTCGAGCGCTATCGCTTTTTCGATTTCCTTTTCCGCCATCTCGTTATTACCGATAGAGAAATAATATTTTGCTTTCATTTCCGAACCCCTGAACGGGTCGAGCTTTACTATATGCTCTAATTCTTCTTCCGCTTTTTTCCGTGAACCTCCTGCTAACCGGGGCGACCCGGAATAAAATTTGAACAAGTCTTCGTGTGTCCTGATGTAATCGGGCATAAGCTCAGCGGCTTTCTTAAAATGCTTTTTAACTTTACCCACTAAAAAAGCCGCTCGGAATCGGGAGGAATTTTGAGCCTTCCTTCCGTATGCTCGTCCGAGCCAGTGATGTGCCATTCCTGAATGTTCGTCTAACTTTACCGCTTTCTTGCCGAATTTTATTGCTCTATCCCAATCATTCTCGCTTATCCAATACATACAGAGGATTCTGTATCCCTCGCTTTTTTCAGGATAGGTTCCTATCAGCATTTTTCCGTTTTCCAACACACTGTCAAACTGAGCCACCCAAAATTGCCTTTCCGACTCTTTTACAATATGATTATATTTGGTGTCAATAGGGTTGGCATTCCCCTGCGGGCTAAAAAGAAACAATATGGTGATTAGATTGCCTATCACTATTAAGAAACCTCCTGCTGATAATCTAAATCCCATTACAGATAAAATCCTTATAAAAATTATTATCTTCTATTTTCTATATCCGTTATCGGCTCAGATTATAAAATCTCCAACAATATAGTCTCTCCTCCTTTACTTCGATCTGCATCGCTGAATAATTCCGGGTATTATCCGTTACAGGTATTAAAAACTGCATATTTCTAATTCTCATATCTGTCAACGGTTAATAAAGATCATCCGAGACTAGTATGCGTGACCTTATTATAATAGCAAAATCGCTATTGCTTAAGGCGCCGATCCCTTCAATCTTGAGAATCTATCAGGCGACGAATTTTCTATGCTTTAATTTAATCGTTTGAATTAGGCTTTGGAAAAGATATATTTTTTCTTCCACGATAAATAACTATGGTTAGAATGAAAACTATCAAGATAGGTGTTATAGGCGCAGGTCACCTTGGAGCGTCGCATATTCGCAACCTTCAGACAATTGAAGGAGTGGAATTGGTCGGATTTCACGATATAGACAAGAATCGCGCAAATGAGGTTTCCAAAAGCTCTAAATCAAAATTTTATGAATCAAGATCGGAACTGCTCGGATTGGTTGATGCGGTGTCTATTGTGACACCTACGAAAACCCATTATGAAATAGCCTCGGATGCCATTCGTAAAGGATTAAACATATTTATAGAAAAACCTATCTGTTATATTCCCGATGAAGCACGGAAACTTGTTGAATTAGCCGGAAGCAAGGACTGCGTCTTACAAGTAGGTCACATTGAACGGTTCAGCGGCGCTTATCAAGCTATAGCTCACAAAAATCTGAATCCAATGTTTGTAGAATGCCACAGGCTGATGGAGTTTCAACCAAGGAATTTAGATGTAGCGGTCGTGCACGACCTTATGATACATGACATAGACCTTGTTTTACATATGACAGGCTCGAAGCCGATAAAAATCGATGCCAGCGGTGTTTCTGTGATAACAAATTCCGTGGACATCGCCAATGCGAGATTGACTTTTGCAGGAGGCTGCGTGGCAAATCTCACTGCGAGTCGCATAAGTCAAAAGGGAATGCGGAAGATGAGGATATTTCAGAGTAATTCTTATATCACCCTCGATTTCCTGAATCAAGAAACTCATATCTACGGAATTGGCGACAGTGGAATGACAGAAAACGGACAGAAAATATCCGAGATAAAATTGGGCGATATTACGAAAGAAATATATCTCGAAGCAACAAACATTGTGGAGGATAATCCGTTATTGGCTGAATTAGAAGCTTTCATTCGGTCTATCCGAACCGGAGAAGAACCTCCCGTTACAGGTGAGGATGGATTAGCCGCTTTGGAAGTGGCATCCGAGATAATCTCAACAATTAATGAAGGACCAACGGACCCGAACTGATGCCCGGTTTTAAAGGCTAATTTTGAATTCCAACTCAATCCTTATCGTAGCAGGCGAAGTTTCAGGGGACATACAAGGCGGTAAGTTAGTCAAGGCGATTAAGGAACTCTCCCCAGAAATAAAGATAGCCGGTATCGGTGGCGACAATATGAGTTCAGCGGGTATGGAATTACTTCGCAGTGTGGACGAAATGTCTTTCCTTGGATTTACCGAAATAATCAAGCATCTCCCCTTTGTTCGTAAAGTGATGAACGAATTACTGAAATGGATTGAAATAGAACGCCCAAAAATAGTACTGCTTATAGATTATCCCGGCTTCAACCTCCGATTAGCAGAAAAGGCTAAAAAACTCGGTTGCAAAATAATTTATTATATCAGTCCTCAAATTTGGGCTTGGGGCAAAGGCAGGATAAAAAAAATCGCCGGTGTAGTCGACCAAATGATCGTAATCTTTCCATTTGAGGAGGAACTTTACCGGAATGCGGGTGTCGCTGTGGAATTTGTCGGGCATCCGATTCTTGAAAATTTAGAAGTTAACTCTTCAAAAGAAGATTTTTTTTCGGAAAACGATCTGGACTCCGATGAAATATTGATTGGTCTGTTGCCCGGCAGTAGAACTCAGGAAGTTGAATCTCTTTACAAAACTATGATTGACGCGGTTGAGCTGCTCAAATCAGAATTTCCAAATGCGCAGTCCATAACTGCAAAATCACCCGTGCTTGATAACGCAGTTTATGATAAGATTGCTGGCAACGACAGGCTAAAACAGACAAACAAAACTTATGATGTTATGAAACATTCTGATCTGCTATTTGTGGCTTCAGGAACGGCAACGTTGGAATCTGCCTGCTTCGGCACTCCATTTATAGTTGTATACCGCGTTTCTCCCATCTCATGGTTTATAGGAAAGATGCTGGTGAAAATCGATTCCATCGGATTGGTTAATATTGTAGCGGGAAAGAAAATAGCGCCGGAGCTTCTGCAATCTGACCTGACTCCTGCTCGCCTTGCCCGAGAAGCGCTTAATATTCTTAAAGATGAAAAATCGTATGCAGAAACATCATCCGAGCTTCTGAAAGTTAAAAATTTGCTTGGAGAGCCGGGCGCATCAAAAAAAGCAGCTGAGATAATTATTAAACACTTTCAGTCGTAAACTTGAGTCCATCAAATGTTCAATAATCATTTAATGCTATTTCTCATGCTTCCAATTACGATTCTTTACCGCCTTTTGATTTTTATCAGGAATTTGCTCTATGATAAAGGCGTATTCCCTGCGAAAAAAGCCGGTTGCCCCGTCGTCAGCGTGGGTAACATAAGTGTTGGCGGTACGGGCAAGACTCCATTTGTCATCTGGCTTGCCGAACAATTTTCTTCAAGAAATAGAAATGTCGGAATATTAACCCGAGGATATGGCAGAGATAACAAAAACCCTCAAACATATATCCCGTCGGATAAAATAAATGATTGGCGGGATTCCGGTGACGAGCCTTTCCTTATCCACAATCGACTCGGAAACGTAACGCTGGCTGTAAACGCAAATAGGCTGCGCGGAGCAAGCGCCGCAATTGATAAAGGAAATTGTGATTTGTTAATTCTTGATGACGGATTTCAACACCGAAAAATCCATAGAGACATTGACATTGTTCTATTCGATGACAGTGATAATCTCCGTGAAAAGCTGCTTATTCCGTCAGGTCGGTTGAGAGAACCGTTGAGTTCGCTTCGAAGAGCTGATGTCCTGGTTTATTCAGGTGAAGAAAAAGATTCGGCGCGCTTGAATAAGTTCTTAAAAAACAGCTGCATTGTTTGCGGCGGCAAAAAAACGGCTGACTCGTTAGTCAATATTCATACAGGAAATGAAATTGAATTCTCGTCATTGAATAATACTAATATCAGCGCGTTTTGCGGAATCGGTAATCCTGAAGGGTTTCGTTCGACTCTAAAATCAGCCGAACCAAAAAATTTATCATTTATGGCATTTTCCGATCATCATCTGTATAGAAAATCCGATTTGAATAAAATCAGAAAACAATATCTCTCGTCAAAATCGAAGTTTCTCGTCACTACGGAGAAAGACTCTTTCAAATTACCACAGAACTTTTACGTGGAGCTTAACGTATACTTTTTGAGGATAAAATATGATGTCACTTGGGGAAAAGAGAGGTTAATTAGCTTACTAATGAAAAATTAAAATGAGACTAATTGTGTGTTAGACGACATTGCAATTGGAACATAAAATTTATATTTTGGTAGAAACAGATAGAATGTTTAGATTTTAAAATTGTGAAGGAGCTTTAATGAAGAAACGTATTCAAATATCAGCGATAATCGTTATCAGTTTCCTTATCGGATTCGGCGGGAACCATGTTCTCCATTCTGCCTCGGATTTATACCTGAAATTAGAAGTTTTCGAGAATATAATTCAAATTATGAACCGCTATTATGTTGAAACTGTCGATTGGGACAAAGTTATGAACGGCGCTTATAAAGGGATGATGGCGCAGCTAGACCCCCATTCGGTTTATATAAATAAGGATAAGTTCAAAAAAAGCGAAGAGAGTTTTGCAGGAAAGTTTCAGGGAATCGGGATAGAATTTGATCTGCTCGACGATTACATAACCGTAATCGCGCCTATAGCGGGCTCCCCTTCTGAAAAGTTGGGAATTTTACCCGGTGATAAAATTGTAACCATCGACGGAGAGTCTGCAAAGGGAATAACATACGAAGATGTCTTTGAGAGGCTAAGAGGACCGAAAGGCTCAAAAGTGAATGTCACCATCCGAAGAACCGGCTTGGATGAAGATTTTGACCTTACCATTACGAGAGACGAAATACCTATTTATTCGGTTCTTTCTTCATTTATGATTAATGAAGAGACAGGATATATACTTTTAAGTAGATTCTCGCGTACCACAAGCGATGAAGTTGAAAAAGCGCTGATTAATTTAGAATCCCAGGGAATGAAAAGTCTTGTGTTGGATTTGCGCTCCAACGCCGGCGGTTATCTTGATGAGGCTGTAGATGTTCTTGATAAATTTATCGGAGGCGGAGAAATTCTTGTCTATACCAAAGGCAGAGTTTCAAGCGCAAATGAGGAATACTATTCCACTTCGAAAGCCACCCACGATAGGTTCCCACTCGTCGTCTTAGTGAACAGAGGTTCGGCAAGCGCTTCGGAAATCGTTGCAGGCGCTATTCAAGACCTTGACAGAGGCTTGGTTGTAGGAGAAACCACATTCGGAAAAGGGCTTGTACAAAGACAATGGAAAATGAAGGACGATTCCGCAATCAGGGTAACCATCGCCAGATACTATACTCCCAGCGGAAGATTAATTCAAAGGTCTTACGAAAATGGTATAGAACAGTATTACGATGATATTCGGAACGATGCTCAAAATTCGGTTGATCCCGAACTCGATGATAGGCCTGTATTCAGTACAAGATCGGGCAGACCTGTTCGTGGAGGTGGAGGCATCACTCCTGATATTTCAGTTCGTCCTGATGCACATTTATCTAAAAACAGTATCAAACTATTAAGTCATCCAAATAGATTCGGCTTTTCATTTGCCGCTGATTACGCCTCCCGGAATAAGAAATTGGGTTCGGATGAGGATACTTTTTATAATTCATTCGAAATCACCGATAAAATATTTACGGATTTTAAATCGTTCATAGAAAAATCAGATTTTGAAATGGACGGTGAGTCTTTTGAATCTGACAAAGAGTATCTGAAAAATTTGATAAAATCCGAGATTGCAGGGGCATTATTCGGCAGAAACGGAAGATATAAAATCAGGCTTCAGAAAGACAATCAGCTGCTCAGGGCATTAGAGCTACTGCCCGACGCGAAAAAGCTTTCAGAAGCTCCGGCTGTTCTTCAGGAAAAATCCAATTAAACTGATATAAACATTGACAATTGTGAATTTTTTAATTATTCTTCCTGCGTTATGTCCGAAAGCCTTAAATAGTGGCTTTTATAAAGAGTTTTAGACAGATTTATTATTATTATTACTAAATAATTCGGAGGAAGATAATTTATGGTTGATAAATTCTTTCAGGGAGGCCCCTTTATGTGGCCTATTCTCATATTATTCATTGTCGGGTTGGCGCTTTGTGTAGAGCGGCTTGTAACACTATCACGAGCATCAATTAATACTCGTCAATTTATGATAGACATTAAAACCGCGTTAAGTCAGAAAGGCTTTGAAGCAGCAATGGAACTTTCCTCAGAGACCAAAGGTCCTGTTGCTTCCCTTCTTTACGCAGGGCTTTTGAAAGCTAAAAGAGGTGTGCAAGCTGTAGAAAAGGCTATCGAAAGTGCCGGCACAATAGAAATGGCGTTTCTTGAGAAAAATCTGATCTGGCTCGGAACTATCTCAACTATCGCTCCGCTTCTCGGTTTCACCGGAACAGTTTCCGGTATGGTAGGCGCTTTCGATGATATTGCAGCTGCCGATGATATATCCCCTTCTATTGTTGCAGGCGGAATTTCTGAAGCTCTACTGACAACACTATTCGGTCTTATCGTCGCAATGATTATTCAAATACTCCATAATTATTTCGTCTCCCAGATTGATGCTTTGATACTTGATATGGAAGAAAGTTCCGTGGAATTAGTTGATTCGCTAATCGACTTAAGTGAAGGAAATCTTAAAGTTCAGCCGCCGGCAGCACCAGGTGGAAGCGACTCAGGTTCAGGCTTAGCGAGTGATTAATCGATGCTGTTAGATAAAAGAAAAAGAAAACCAGCCGAAATCCCTACCAGTTCATTGGCGGATATCGCATTTCTTCTATTAGTATTCTTTTTGGTGACGACTACGATAGATATGGACAAGGGACTCACGCTCGTCCTTCCCGCTCCGGGTGAAGAAAAGGAAATCCCGAAGGAAAATATTTCTAACTTGCTGATAAACGCGGCAGGTATGGTAATGATGGATGAGGTGCCTCTTGCAATATCTGAGATAAAGAAAATTGCAAAACGGAAAATTGCAGAAAATCCAAATTTAATTTTTTCTGTTAAAACTGATAGAGCTACTGATTACCAGAAATTCGTATCGGTCATAGATCAGCTTAAGATGGCTAACGCCTTAAGAATATCAATAGCTGAACCGGAGTTTTAGAGTAATGAAATTTGAAAAAAAACATGGAGTACAGGAGGGAATACCTACGGCGTCAATGCCTGATATCGTATTTATGCTTCTGATTTTCTTTATGGTAACAACAGTCCTTAAAAAATTTGACGGTCTTCCGCTGACACTTCCCCGCGCTCGTAAAATTGAGAAGTTGGGTACAAAAAGACACGTGACTTATATCTGGGTGGACCGAGCCGGTAAAATTAGTGTCGATGATAAAATAGTCAGCACAAGAGGCGTTAGAAGTGTTGTCTATGAACGGTTTGTAGAAGATCCCCAACTGATTGTCTCTATGAAAATCGATCAAAAAACCAATTTCGGAATCGTAAGCGATATTCATCAGGAACTGCGCGAAGCAGGTACGCTGAGAATTAATTATTCTACCAAAACAGAATCCGGCTAATGGACTATAAAAAACCGGAAGTTAGCCTGAAGACCCCTTATCGCCGATTGGTAGAGATAGGATTTATGGTTACTCTCTTCATGCTGATAACTCTTGGTATTGCCTTTCCAAAGTTTAGGGAGAAAAGAGTCTCACTCACACCGCCGAAAATAGAGATTAACATCGATAAGATTGAGGTAACACAGCAATTTGAAGCTCCGCCCCCGCCAGCAAGACCATCTATACCGGTAGAATCGGAAAGCGATGATCTCCTTGACGATGTTACCATTGATCCTACTACGATTGATATGTTCTCCGAAATCGAACCTCCACCTCCACCTCTTTCGAATATAGAGTTTATTGCTTATGATGAAGACCCTGTGCCTATTGGCGGTTACGCTGCTATTAAGAAAAAGGCTAAATATCCCGACATAGCCCGTGAAGCCGGTATTGAAGGAATGGTTATTGTTCGAGCATTTATCGATGCAAAAGGTATTGTTCGGGAAACAAAAATTCAACTTGGTATTCCCAATACAGGTTTAAACGAAGCGGCAATGGACGCAGTGAGAAAAACACGGTTTAAGCCAGCCAAACAGAGAGACAAGCCTGTAGGAGTTTGGATTTCGATTCCGATTACATTCAAACTCACTGCGGACTAATTTTAATATCTTATATTATTAAGTTATTGTAATAGATTTATTTCAGTTCTTATATTTATGTCGATTTATAATTATATTAGATAGGGGCATTTGTGAGTTTACTCATAGTCGGTTCAATTGCTTTCGACTCTATCGAAACCATCAAAGGTAAACGAGAAAAGATTATCGGTGGCTCTGCTAATTACGCATCTTTGGCGGCTTCGCTATTTACATATTCTAAGATTATCGGTGTAGTTGGAGAGGATTATCCAAAAGATATTATAGAAATTATGAATCAAAAAGGTATTGATACCACCGGTTTAATCGTGGAGGCGGGCGATACATTCAGCTGGGGTGGAGTGTATTCTGATGATTTCTCCCAGCGGACCACTCTATTTACGAACCTCAACGTCTTTGAAACATTTAATCCGGTACTAAACGATTCACATAAAAAATCCAATTACGTACTCCTCGGAAATATTCATCCATCGCTTCAATCAAGTGTCCTTGATCAATTGGAGTCAGCTTCTTTTGTTGCTTGCGATACGATGAATCTATGGATTAACACTACTTTAGATGAATTAAAAAATCTAATATCGAAAGTTGATATTATTCTTATCAATGAGGAAGAAGCAGTTCTGCTTGCCGGGAATAATAATTTATCCGGGGCGGCTCAAACAATACTCGGAATGGGACCGAGCTTTTTAATTATAAAGAAAGGTTCCGATGGAGCAGTACTTTATGGCAAAGACCTTAAATTTTCTATCCCTGCTTTTCCGGTGGAAGAAGTATTCGACCCTACCGGCGCCGGAGATTCATTTGCCGGCGGACTTATGGCGTATTTAGCCATGGCCGGATCTAATGATAAAGAAACTTTTAAACGTGCTATGGCCGCCGGAACGATTCTCGCTTCATTCTGTGTGGAAGAATTTGGAGTTGAGCGGTTATTAAAAGTTACTCCCGAAGAGGTAAATGACCGTTTTTCTATTTTATCTGAATTAGCAAATATGGACGCAACTCCTCTTTTAAAGTGAACGTATCTACGTTAGAAATAACGGTGCCTACAAAACAAATCATCATTCAGCTTATGAGAAATGGATTGAAGAAATGAGCCGTCCACCCACTATTATTTGGAAAGACGATAAGGTTCATATGATTGACCAGACCTTACTTCCGGGTGAACTGAAGGTACTTGAAATAGACGATTATAAAGTCCTTGCTGAAGGGATTAAATCCCTAAGGATCAGAGGAGCACCGGCTATAGGTATTGCCGCCGCATATGGAATTGTATTAGGCGCAAAGCAGTATGAGAACAGTGACATAGATGGATTCACGGTACATCTTGAAAATGTAGCTGAATACCTTATAGCAACCCGACCTACAGCCGTAAACCTAAAGTGGGCGGCGGAACGAATGATGAATAAATTAAAATCAATTTCTTCTACCGACTTAAATGACATCAGATCAACACTTCTTGCCGAAGCGAATAAGCTTCTTGAGGAAGATATAATATCATGCAAAAGG
Above is a window of Candidatus Neomarinimicrobiota bacterium DNA encoding:
- the ychF gene encoding redox-regulated ATPase YchF; protein product: MGFSCGIVGLPNVGKSTIYRALTSADVTIEPYAFSTITPNTGIAQVPDERLDSIALIVNPERIVNTTLNFVDVAGLVEGAASGEGMGNQFLSHIRKVNAIAHVVRCFEDSNVPHISKELNPIQDIEIVELELILKDLETIGKRIEKTKKVSKAGDKEAMEEITLFEMVRDVLDEGTPVRNIEFDEEEQTLIDELFFLSAKPQLFVANIGESNIGDNDYELLNQVSKAAAERKSPIISLCSKLEAELSELESEEKAVFARELGILNSGLENLVAIGYEMLNLITFFTTRSNEVKAWTVKEGTTASAAAGKIHTDIEKGFIKADVIKYEDLMEFESESAVREKGLVMTAGRDYPVEDGDIIHFKFR
- a CDS encoding Gfo/Idh/MocA family oxidoreductase gives rise to the protein MVRMKTIKIGVIGAGHLGASHIRNLQTIEGVELVGFHDIDKNRANEVSKSSKSKFYESRSELLGLVDAVSIVTPTKTHYEIASDAIRKGLNIFIEKPICYIPDEARKLVELAGSKDCVLQVGHIERFSGAYQAIAHKNLNPMFVECHRLMEFQPRNLDVAVVHDLMIHDIDLVLHMTGSKPIKIDASGVSVITNSVDIANARLTFAGGCVANLTASRISQKGMRKMRIFQSNSYITLDFLNQETHIYGIGDSGMTENGQKISEIKLGDITKEIYLEATNIVEDNPLLAELEAFIRSIRTGEEPPVTGEDGLAALEVASEIISTINEGPTDPN
- the lpxB gene encoding lipid-A-disaccharide synthase, giving the protein MNSNSILIVAGEVSGDIQGGKLVKAIKELSPEIKIAGIGGDNMSSAGMELLRSVDEMSFLGFTEIIKHLPFVRKVMNELLKWIEIERPKIVLLIDYPGFNLRLAEKAKKLGCKIIYYISPQIWAWGKGRIKKIAGVVDQMIVIFPFEEELYRNAGVAVEFVGHPILENLEVNSSKEDFFSENDLDSDEILIGLLPGSRTQEVESLYKTMIDAVELLKSEFPNAQSITAKSPVLDNAVYDKIAGNDRLKQTNKTYDVMKHSDLLFVASGTATLESACFGTPFIVVYRVSPISWFIGKMLVKIDSIGLVNIVAGKKIAPELLQSDLTPARLAREALNILKDEKSYAETSSELLKVKNLLGEPGASKKAAEIIIKHFQS
- the lpxK gene encoding tetraacyldisaccharide 4'-kinase; its protein translation is MFNNHLMLFLMLPITILYRLLIFIRNLLYDKGVFPAKKAGCPVVSVGNISVGGTGKTPFVIWLAEQFSSRNRNVGILTRGYGRDNKNPQTYIPSDKINDWRDSGDEPFLIHNRLGNVTLAVNANRLRGASAAIDKGNCDLLILDDGFQHRKIHRDIDIVLFDDSDNLREKLLIPSGRLREPLSSLRRADVLVYSGEEKDSARLNKFLKNSCIVCGGKKTADSLVNIHTGNEIEFSSLNNTNISAFCGIGNPEGFRSTLKSAEPKNLSFMAFSDHHLYRKSDLNKIRKQYLSSKSKFLVTTEKDSFKLPQNFYVELNVYFLRIKYDVTWGKERLISLLMKN
- a CDS encoding S41 family peptidase, with the protein product MKKRIQISAIIVISFLIGFGGNHVLHSASDLYLKLEVFENIIQIMNRYYVETVDWDKVMNGAYKGMMAQLDPHSVYINKDKFKKSEESFAGKFQGIGIEFDLLDDYITVIAPIAGSPSEKLGILPGDKIVTIDGESAKGITYEDVFERLRGPKGSKVNVTIRRTGLDEDFDLTITRDEIPIYSVLSSFMINEETGYILLSRFSRTTSDEVEKALINLESQGMKSLVLDLRSNAGGYLDEAVDVLDKFIGGGEILVYTKGRVSSANEEYYSTSKATHDRFPLVVLVNRGSASASEIVAGAIQDLDRGLVVGETTFGKGLVQRQWKMKDDSAIRVTIARYYTPSGRLIQRSYENGIEQYYDDIRNDAQNSVDPELDDRPVFSTRSGRPVRGGGGITPDISVRPDAHLSKNSIKLLSHPNRFGFSFAADYASRNKKLGSDEDTFYNSFEITDKIFTDFKSFIEKSDFEMDGESFESDKEYLKNLIKSEIAGALFGRNGRYKIRLQKDNQLLRALELLPDAKKLSEAPAVLQEKSN
- a CDS encoding MotA/TolQ/ExbB proton channel family protein; translated protein: MVDKFFQGGPFMWPILILFIVGLALCVERLVTLSRASINTRQFMIDIKTALSQKGFEAAMELSSETKGPVASLLYAGLLKAKRGVQAVEKAIESAGTIEMAFLEKNLIWLGTISTIAPLLGFTGTVSGMVGAFDDIAAADDISPSIVAGGISEALLTTLFGLIVAMIIQILHNYFVSQIDALILDMEESSVELVDSLIDLSEGNLKVQPPAAPGGSDSGSGLASD
- a CDS encoding biopolymer transporter ExbD, with product MLLDKRKRKPAEIPTSSLADIAFLLLVFFLVTTTIDMDKGLTLVLPAPGEEKEIPKENISNLLINAAGMVMMDEVPLAISEIKKIAKRKIAENPNLIFSVKTDRATDYQKFVSVIDQLKMANALRISIAEPEF
- a CDS encoding biopolymer transporter ExbD; translated protein: MKFEKKHGVQEGIPTASMPDIVFMLLIFFMVTTVLKKFDGLPLTLPRARKIEKLGTKRHVTYIWVDRAGKISVDDKIVSTRGVRSVVYERFVEDPQLIVSMKIDQKTNFGIVSDIHQELREAGTLRINYSTKTESG
- a CDS encoding energy transducer TonB is translated as MDYKKPEVSLKTPYRRLVEIGFMVTLFMLITLGIAFPKFREKRVSLTPPKIEINIDKIEVTQQFEAPPPPARPSIPVESESDDLLDDVTIDPTTIDMFSEIEPPPPPLSNIEFIAYDEDPVPIGGYAAIKKKAKYPDIAREAGIEGMVIVRAFIDAKGIVRETKIQLGIPNTGLNEAAMDAVRKTRFKPAKQRDKPVGVWISIPITFKLTAD
- a CDS encoding sugar kinase; the encoded protein is MSLLIVGSIAFDSIETIKGKREKIIGGSANYASLAASLFTYSKIIGVVGEDYPKDIIEIMNQKGIDTTGLIVEAGDTFSWGGVYSDDFSQRTTLFTNLNVFETFNPVLNDSHKKSNYVLLGNIHPSLQSSVLDQLESASFVACDTMNLWINTTLDELKNLISKVDIILINEEEAVLLAGNNNLSGAAQTILGMGPSFLIIKKGSDGAVLYGKDLKFSIPAFPVEEVFDPTGAGDSFAGGLMAYLAMAGSNDKETFKRAMAAGTILASFCVEEFGVERLLKVTPEEVNDRFSILSELANMDATPLLK